Within Sorangiineae bacterium MSr11367, the genomic segment CTCGTGCATGCGATCCGGACAAGAAGCAATCGCCGTTCTCCTTCCCGGCCCCATGGATATCCTGACATAAGGATGACAGTCGATGGGTAGGATATACCTGACATAAGGCTGACAGCGCGTGGTCCCATCATGGTTCTCATGAAGACGACGACGACGACCGAGACCGAAGCCACGAAGCCCCGCGAAGATGGCCGCAAGCTCTGGGGTCGCGTGGAGCTCTTCCAAGTCGACCTGGATGGCCTGCCCAGTTCGTACAAGGCAACGCGCGAGGGCTCGGTCTACGAGATGCCCGGCCTTGGGTGGCGTTACGGGTGACGGGCTTTGAGCTTCTCGGCTGGTTAAGCTACGGAGCTGAAATGATCGACCTGTCGCGGCTCCCCGAACGCGTGTCCATCTACGAGGTCTCTCCGAGGGATGGCCTTCAAAACGAGAAAGTCACCGTGTCGACGCCGGACAAAATCCGGCTCATCGATGCCCTGGCCCAAGCGGGCCTCCAGCGCATCGAGATCACGAGCTTCGTCTCACCGAAGTGGATTCCCCAGCTTGCCGACGCCGACGAGCTTGCGGACCACATCAAGGCGCCACCCGGTGTGACGTTTTCGGCGCTGTGCCCCAACCCGAAGGGCCTCGCGCGCGCCCAGGCGACCGGCCTCGAAGAGATTGCCGTGTTTCTCAGCTCCAGCGAGACGCACAACAAGAAGAACATCAATAAGACGATCGACGAGACGCTGCTCGAGTTCGAGGAGACCGTTCCGCCGGCACGGGCCGCAGGCATGCGCGTGCGGGGCTACGTTTCGACGGTGTGGGGTTGCCCCTACGAGGGCGATGTCGACGTCGAGCGCGCGCACGCCATCGCGATGCGGCTGATCGAGCTCGGCTGCTACCAGATTTCGCTGGGCGACACGATCGGCTGCGGCACGCCTCGCCAGACGGCGCGGATCCTGGAGCGCATGCTCAAGGACATTCCGGCGTCGAAAATCGCGATGCACATGCACGACACCCGCGGCACCGCGCTGGCGAACATCCTGGTGGGCCTTGGCATCGGGATTCGCGATTTCGATGCGTCCGTGGGCGGCCTTGGCGGGTGTCCCTACGCGCCTGGCGCAGCCGGCAATATGGCTACGGAAGACCTGGTTTACATGCTCCACGGAATGGGCATCGAGACCGGTATCGACCTCGAGAAGCTCGTTTGGGCCGGAAAGGCGGCCGAGAGCATTGTTGGGCGACCACTTCCGGGGAAAGTGCATCAATCAGGAGTGCGAAGCCTACGCGCCTAATGTGCGTAGCCAGGGGGGACTCCCGTTATCCGTCATTGATCCAACCGCGCAATCATTGCCGGCCGGCGACCCGCGTCGTGCAGATCGGTAATGTGGGTTTTCACTTCTGAACGATTCCGACGCTTCTGCCTTGCAAAAACGTCGGGGAAATCGCTGGCGGTGTCCTGGCATGGACATCGCTAAGACAGGGTGCGGCATCGCGTAGGTTGGCTCTCCCCCCCCGGGCCCCCTATGTGGTGCCGTTTTCTTTTTGTGCGCTGCGTTCTGTTAGTGTCGCGCGCACGACCATGAAACGGTTCCTTCGTTCTGCGGCAGTCGGCGTGTTTTCCCCGCTGATCGTAGCTAGCGCCTGCACCCGTACCCCTCCGGAGCCGACGTCCACTTCGGCTGCGTCGTCGAGCCCTGCGGCGCCCGCGCAGGCTGTTTCAGCCGGCCCGAGCGAGCAGCCCGCGCGCTGCATTTTGGCCACACCTGTGACACCCCCGCCCGCGGCAGCGCCTGCGCCCGCAGGCCGTTGCCCGAAGGATCCCAGCCCGAACACGCTCTCGATGGTCGACCTATCGATCGAAACCGGGCGAGGGCCGGTGCCGTTCAAGGCAGAGCTGGCGAAGACGGCGTCCGAGACCGAGCGGGGGTTGATGTACCGCACGCAAATGCCGGAAGAGCAGGGGATGATCTTCGATCTGGGGCCCCCGCGCCGGGAGCACTCGTTCTGGATGCGCAACACCTGCATCCCGCTGGACATGCTCTTCATCGACACCGACGGGCTGATCGTCGGGATTCTGGAGAACGTTCCGACGTTGAACGACGCCGAGCGCACGGTGGGTTGCCCTTCGGGTTGGGTGCTCGAGATGAACGCCGGCTGGTGCCGCCGCCACGGGGTGCGGGCCGGGCAGAGCATGAAGCTTCCCCACTGAGGCTTCCTTGTTCTAAGACGATGAACTCGATGATCTCCCTTACCCTCTCCGTTCGAGCTGTATCGTCCGCCGCCGTTCTCGCCGTTGCGCTGGCCGGCTGTAGCCGCACGCAGCCCGAGGTCGAAACGAAAAAAGATCCGGCCGCGGCGGCCCCCGCCACGGCCGCGAGCGGCGCCGAGCTGAACTCGGGGCTCGGGTCGAAGCCACCGGCCGCCGCCAAGGCGGGCGATCCGCTGGAGGGCAAGTTCACCCTCGCGGATGCCACCAAGGATATTCCGGGTACGGGCGCCCTCATCGCGACGATGGACACGAGCGAGGGCGAGCTCAAATGCAAGCTGCTCGAGGACAAAGCCCCCACGACGGTGGCCAACTTCGTCGGCCTCGCCACGGGCGCGCGCACCTGGCAGGACCCGAAGGGAGCCTGGGTCAACCGCCCCGCCTACGACGGGACGACGTTCCACCGCATCATCAAGGGCTTCATGATCCAGGGCGGTGACGCCAAGGGCAACGGCAGCGGCGAGCCGGGCTACGTCATCCCCGACGAGAAGTGGGCGGGCGGCAAGCACGATCGCGCGGGCCTTCTCTGCATGGCCAACCGCGGTCCGAACACGAACGGCGCGCAGTTCTTCATCACCGACGCTGCAGCCGCGCACCTCGACGTGAGCTACACGATTTTCGGCGAGTGCTCGCCGGTCGACACGATCCACAAGATCGCCGGCGTCAAGGTCCGCGGCGAATCGCCGGAGACCCCGGTGACGATCAAGAGCGTCAAGGTCGCGCGTGAGAAGCCGGGCAAAGCCGGCGCCAAGGACGCGGCGAAGTAAGAGAGAGAGGATCGGGCACGGGCACGGGCTCGATCTTCTTCCTCTCTCAGTGCCCAAATCTTCCAGTAAGCGTGCCCTGCCCAAGCAGATGCCCATTCATCGCCTTCATGACGTCGGCACTCTGCGTGCCGTCTTTCGCGTTGAGGGCAGTATCCAGTGCGTAGAGCGTAAAGCGGTAATGGTGCTCCGTGCTCTTGGGCGGGCAGGGCCCGTTGTAGCGTAGGGTATCGAAGTCGTTGCGGCCGATGCGGCCCCCTTCCTTGACGGGATCGGCACCCTCGCGGAGGGCGCGCAACTCGGGCGGAAGATTGAAGGCAATGAAGTGCGTGAACGTTCCCGCGGGCGCATCGGGATCGTCGACGATGAGCGAGAGGGAGCGCGTGCCGGGGGGCGGGGCGCTCCAGATCAAGCCGGGGAAGACGTCTTTCCCATCACACCCGGCATCAACGGGGATGGGACCGCCTTCCGTAAAGGCCTGACTGGTGACCGCAATGGTGGCGACCGTGACGCCCGGGGCCGGGGTCGGAGCGAGGCCTCCTACCGATTTGCAGGCCATCGTGCTGCACGCTGCCGCGAGCAGGATGGCGAGGTTCGATGAGAAGTAACGCATGTCGCTCAGTGTGCACCCGTCCTTCCGCGCATCGACATCTTGAAAAAAAATAAGAGCGATGCTTCCAGCTCGGCCGAGTACGATCGCGGACACATGCAGAGGCTCTCAACGTTCCTGGTGAGCGTCGCGCTCGCCGGCCCCATCGTGACCTCGGCCTCGCGCGCCGATGCGTTCTGCCGAACGATGACCGGGCGCGACCCGAGCGATCCGACGGTCAAAGGGAACAAGTGCGACTCGTGGAATGCGGCGGTGGAGGGCTCGTGTTGCCCCTACGGCAAGCCGCTCTACTGGAAGAACGCATGCGTCGGATTCAGCCTGCAAAAGGATGCGAGCAACCAAGTATCCCTGAACGACGCCGAGCAGGCGCTCATTACCGCGTTCAACAAATGGACGGGCACGAGCTGCCCCACCGATGGCGTCGGTCCCTCGCGCGTGAGCATCGACGTGCGCTACCTCGGCCCGGTCAACTGCGGCACCGTGAAGTTCAACGACAACGGCCCGAATCAACATGTCATCGTTTTTCGCGATGGCGAGTGGAACCACGTCGACTCGAACAACACGCTGGGGCTGACCAGCGTGCAGTACAACCCGCAGACCGGCGAGATCCTCGATGCGGACATGGAGCTCAACACCGCACAGCAAACGCTGACGGTGCGCGATCCCATTCCGCCCGCCGGTTACGATCTCGCGAGCATCGTCACGCACGAGGCAGGACACTTTCTCGGCCTGGCGCACTCCCTCGATGACCACGCCACGATGTACGCGCAGTACCGTCCCGGCTCCACGCACATGCGCAACCTCACCCCGGACGACGTCTCGGGCATCTGCGGTTCGTACCTCCCCAACGGCCAACGCGGCAACAGCGACCCTCCGGTGGAGGCCCTCGCCTGCGATCCCACGCCGGCGGGCGGCTACACCTTGGAGTGCGGCGGCGAATCCTCCAAAGGCTGCGCCGTGTCCTCGTTCTCTTCGTTCTCCCGCGCCGGGTCGGACTCGCCGGAGACAGCCTCGCAGGACGATCGCTCGGCAAGCTTCGCGGTAGCGATGGCGTCGTTCCTGGCAGTGGGCCTCGTCGTCACGCGCCGCCGAGCCCCCCGACGCGCCTAGTCCGGTTGGTACACCACGGATTGCGTGCCCTCGGCGAAGTAGTACTGCGCCGCCGGGCCGCCCCGGTCGAAGGTCATCGCGCCGAAGAGATTCCACGCGATGCCCCAGATGGCCGCGACTTGGAACGCCAACCCCGGCTTGCGCCCGCTCAAGGCGAGCATGATGAACAGGAGAATCGCGTAGTCGTTGGAAAAGCGATATCCGAATTGGAGCCAGCCGCTATTTTGATAAAGGGCATTCATCAATGCGCAGACCACGGCGGTCACGGCCAGAGAGCCATAGAGCCACGTGGCCTTCTTGGGCCGAAAGAGCCAAAAATAGAGCGGCGTGGTGAACCAAAGCGCCAGCCCATGCAAATTGATCTGAAATGGCGGCGCTCCGTGCGGGCGCGTGCCCGCCGGCGGGAACCAGGGGAGGCTCGTCAGCATGATGCCCAGGTTCTTTGCCAAATAATGGTATCCGAAGAGGCCCCATTTATCGATGCGCGGACGCCACCGGATGCCGAGGAACTCGTGCCCCGCAAATGGACTCGCCGTGTGAAAGCGCGTGCTGTTCATCCAGCTCAGGATCGCGAAGGCCCCCAGAATAGGGATCGCGAAGGGAATGCACTTGCGCAGAAAGGCGCCGGCGTCGAGCCGACGCAACGTCTCGCGCGCCCGTTCGACGAAGGTGCCCTCCGCGGGCAGGCCACCCTTGGCCTCGCACGAGACGCGCACCGCTTCGAGTGCAAAGAAGATCGACGTCAGCAAAAGGGTCGGACGTGTGGCCCAGCCGCAGGCGCAGAGGAGGCCCGCGAGCCATGGGCGCTTCGCATCGATGGCCACCAACATGTACGCGGCGGCGAGCCCCACGCCGACGACGTGCGCTGCGAACCACACCGTGCCTTGCACCGCCGTGAAAAAGTAGACCGTGCCGAAGGCGAAGAGCAGCGCGAGCGTGGCGTTGAACGTTTCGCCCCACTCCGACCGCCCCTGATCGCGCAGCTTTTCCAAGATGAGAAAGAGCAGCGCCGGCCCGATGCCCGCGAGCCAGATGATGAACTGCCCATCGCGAAAGGCCTCGGGCGAACCCGCGATGGCCACGAACGGCAGCATGAGCACGGCAGGGAAGGGCGGAAAGGAGATGTACGTCTTTCCTTCGAACTCGGCGAAGTCGTTGCCCTGCGCGTAGTGCGGCGCGCCCCCCGGCAGATCCTGACGGCCGTGAAGCCACGCGTTGGCCACGAGCGCGTAGTGGTTGAAGGGCGTGTGCTCTGCGATGCGCTGCTTGCCCGCGACGATGGCGAAGACCACCACGCAGGCGAGGTAGATGCCGAGCGCCACGATGCGCCGGCGCGCCCGCGTGCCGGGACGGAGCCACCGCGGAAGGGTGCTCTCGCTCTCGCGCTCCTTCTCGCTCGTCGTGCTGGTCGTGGCCGTGCTTGAAGGGTGCTCGGTTTGCGTCTCCTCTTGGATCTCCGTCTCGCTCATCGCGCGACGGACCGTACTACAGCCGCTAGGGCTCCCGACGCGTAAGCTGCTTCGCATGTAAGTTAGCGGGGCCGTGCACCTACGTACGCAATCCTCCGCGGATTCATTCGACAAAGTGCGCGTTTGTCCGCGCTCCGTTCGCTCCTTCGGCGTGGGGGTAGGTGGCACGTTCCTTGTAGACCGCACCCCAACAAGCCGGCTTTGGAGCGGCTGCAAAAAGGTCCAGGACGAGAATGGCACTTCCCTTCGACGAGACCCACGGCGCACGCGACGCGCGCGCCATCGCGATTCTGGCCAAGACGATTTACCGAGAGCTTCGCGCGAGCGGCTACGCCGAGCGCGATGTGATCGCCCTCGCCGGCGAGTTGGTCGGCATGGTGGCGAGCGACGTGAAAAAAGCCCCTCAAAAGCCGTGATGCCCGTGTGACCGCGCGCTCGGTCGCTGTCGGAGAATTGACACGCTGGCAACACACCCCGAGAATGCGGCGTTGAAGCGTTCGAACGCGGTCTAACCTACGGGTTCATTGGGCCGCCGCATTCGGTGTCTTCTTCCGAGGGACAATGTTCTCGATCGTGATCAGCGAAAAAGGAGGCTCCGAGCGTAAGGAGACCTTCGACAAGAATGAGATCAACGTCGGCCGCGTGCAGGGCAACGATCTCATGCTCCCCAAGGGGAACGTCTCCAAGCATCATGCGCGGCTGCTTTATCGCGATGGTCGGTTCATCGTTACGGACCTCAAGAGTACGAACGGCACGTACGTCAACGGGCGCAAAATTGCCCAAGCCACCATCGTCCGCGAGGGCGACAAGATTTACATCGGCGACTTCGTTCTTCGCCTGATCACCTCCGAAGAGGCCCTCGCAGCCGATGGCACCGGTGGTGCGCCCGACGACGGTCGCAGCCTTCAGCGTACGGGGCCCGGCAACAACGCGGGCGGTCGTCCCGCGGGGATGCCGCCGCTCCCGGCCGATACGTCGATGCCGGGGCCGGGTGGAGCCTTCCCGCCACTCGATGCATCGGCTCCTCCGGGGCTCGGGGCCTCGCCTCCGCCGCCGCCGCCCGGCTTGGGGTTGTCGCCGGCTCCCGGTATGGGCGCGCCGCCGCCGCCCGGTCTCGGTGCGCCTCCGCCTCCTGGTCTCGGTGCGCCACCTCCGCCGCCCGGCCTTTCGCCGCTGGGCCACTCGCCGTTCGACGCGCTTCCGCGCGACAACGAGCCGGCCGCGGTGCCTCCGCCTCCTGGTCTCGGTGCACCCCCGCCGGGGCTGGCCACGGCTCCTCCGGCCGCGGGAGCGCCGCCATTCCCGGGCGCCGCACCGATGGCTCCTATTCCGGCGCCGCCGCCTTCGGCCGGTGGTGGCGCGGTCGCGCAAGCGGCCGCGAGCGCTCCTGCAATTGCGCGCTTTCCCGCGCCTGCTCGGCTGCCGAACACGCTGGCCTCGGCCGGTGCGCCGGCCCCGGCGCCTGGCGCGCCCGCATCGGTTCAAGCCCGTGCTCCGGGACCGGGAACCGCGCCCCTTCCTTCCACGCCGAGCCAAGGTCTCGCGCGCACGCCCGCGGGAGGCGGCCCGGCCAGCCCTGGCCAGCAGGTGCCGCTGCCGCGGCCGTCCGGCCCTGGGAGCGGAGTTCCCTCGCGGCTTCCGCCGCGTGAAACGCCTGCGCAAGCCGCCAAGCGCCTCGCCCTCGTGACGCTCATCGATCGCATCGCCGATGCGACCGACTTGAGCGCGCTCAATGCGTCCATCTTCGTTGACGAGCAGGTCGTCGATCGATTGGGCCGCACCGCGCGCGAGCAAGCCACCGCGATGCAGAGCGACGGGGAAATCCCCGAAGGGCTCGACGCCGATACGTTGGTCGGCGATGCCATGGCCGAGCTCACGGGCTTCGGGCCCGTCGGCACCTTGCTCGACGACGACGACGTCAGCGAGATCCACTGCCTGCGGTACGACCACGTCCTCGCCGTGCGCGGGGGCACCTTCGCCGCGTCGGACGTGCCGCTCACCAGCGACGAAGCGCTCCGGCGCATCGTGTGGCGCCTCGTGCAAAAGTCCGACGATCCGCCGCGTCCGGGGGAAAGCGTCATCGAGCGTCGCCTGTCGCGCGTCGCCAACATGATCGCGCTCGTGCCACCCGCGTCCTCGAGCCATGCTCTGGTCATCCGCAAACGCCGCCGGCTCGACCTGAGCCTCGACGACTTCGTGCGCCTCGGCGGCCTCTCGCGTGCGATGGCGACCTTCCTGGAGAACTGCCTCCAGGCCCACGCCAACGTGCTCGTGACCGGTCCGAGCAGCCTCGCGGCCTCGTCGTTCCTGGCCGCGCTCACCTCGGCGAGCCCCGCCGGCGAGCGCATCTGCGTCCTTCAAGAGGTGGACGAGTTCTTCGTCCCCAACGCACACGTCACGTCGATCGTTCTTTCCGACGTGCATGCACGCGGTGAAGAAGCGGTGCGCGTAGCCTCGAAGATCCATCCCGATCGCGTCGTCGTCTCGCAGCTCGCGGGGCACGTGGCCGTGGCCACCTTGGACGCGATTGCCGAAGGCACCGGCGGCGTTCTCGCCGCCTCCGTGGCGCCGTCGCTTCGACAGGGTGTCTCGCGCCTCGTGGCGCAGGTCACCTCCTTGCGGCCGGGCACCAGCCTGGACGCAGCCCGTGAGATCGTGGGCGAAGCCTTCGACATCGCCGTCGAAGTCGTACCCACCGCCGACGGGCGCCATCGTTTGCTGCGCCTCGCCGAATTCGCGGGCTCCGACGCCAAGGGCGTCGTCGTCCGCGACATCTTCACCGCGGCCGACGGGGGCGACGGCACCTTCAACGCGACGGGCGTCGTTCCGCGCGTGGTGGCGGAGTTCGGCAACCGCGGCGTCAAGGTCGACCCGAATCTCTTCAAGCGAGCGGCGTCTCGCGCGTAAAAAGAAAGGGAAGGGCACCGTGCCCCTCGTTCCCGTCAACGGTACGCGGCTCTACGTCGAGGACACGGGCCCGGGCAGCACCGGCCAGACCATCGTCTTCAGCCACGGGCTGCTCTTTTCGGGCGAAATGTTCGCCGCCCAGGTCGCGCACTTTCGCGGTCTGGGCTACCGCTGCATCGCGTACGACCACCGCGGCCAGGGCCGCAGCGACGATCACCCGAGCCGCATCGTCACCATCGAGCTGGTCTACGACGACGCGGTCGCCCTGTTGGAGTCGCTCGAGCTGGGCAAGGTCCACTTCGCCGGCCTGTCGATGGGCGGCTTCGTGGCCATGCGCCTGGGTGCGCGCCGGCCCGATCTGCTCGCGTCGATGATCCTGCTCGAGACGAGCGCGGAACCCGAGCCTCGCGAGAACCTCCGCAAGTACAAGATGCTCAACGCCATCGCGCGCTACTTGAGCCTCTCCCCCGTGGCGAACAAGGTGATGCCCATCATGTTCAGCCGCGACTTCCTGGAGGACCCTGCGCGCGAGGTCGACCGGCGCATCTGGCGGTCGAAGCTCCTCGGCAACCGTCAAACCATCTACCGCGCCGTCAACGGTGTCATCGAGCGCGAAGGCATCGAGGCGGAGATCGCGCGCATCACGAGCCCCACGCTGATCCTCGTGGGCGAGCAGGACACCGCCACGGTCCCGGCCAAGGCCGAGCGCATCCAGCGGTCGATTGCGGGCAGCTCCCTCGTCCGCATCCCGCGCGCGGGGCACAGCTCCTCGGTCGAGCAGCCCGAGGCCGTGAACGCGGCCATCCAGAGCTTTCTCACCTCCCTGCGCTAGCGCCGAGGCCACCTCTTGTGAAATGATACAAGGGTACTGGCCGGTTGGCGATCTGGGGAGGACATCCATGAATGTGACGCGACTTGCGGTAGCTTTTGGCCTGAGCATTCTCGCGGCCAGCACCAGCTTCGTGGCCTGCAGCGGCGACGATTCCTCGCCCTCCAAGCCGCGCACCGATGCGGGGCTCGACAGCACCGTCGACAACGATAGCGGCAGCGAGACGGATGCTCGCACCGAGCGGGATGCGCGCGCATCGGATCCGGGGGAGCTCGTCTGCGGCAATCAGGTCTGCAACACGGACGAGCAATACTGCTGCTTGGTGGACGGCGGCGCGACGTGCAACAGCCCGGAGGCGGGCGCGTGCCGCGGCATCGAGGTCGGCTGCGACGAGCAGCCCGACTGCGATACCGAGGGCGGGGACGTGTGCTGCGGGACCGCCAAGGGCGGAGACGTCTCCGCCGAGTGCAAGCCCGCGAGCCAGTGCAGCAATCCGTTCGAAAGCCGTCGCATCTGCAAGACCAACGCAGAGTGCGGCGACGCCGACAAGTGCGTCACCCAGCCTTGCAAGGGCATCATCATTTCGACATGCGGCGGCATCCCTCCGTCGGCCTGCGCGAACTGAGGAGGTCGCGGCGTTACCCCCGGCGGCAGCGGCAGCCGCCGGGCATGTCGTCGTCGGAGCCCCCGTTTTCTTTTTTCTTTCGCTTCAATTTGCTTTTGAGCTTCTTGAGCAGCAATTGAACGGGATCGGGGATGTTCGGTAGCGGGATTCCGCCGATGAGGACATTGGGGGCGCCGGTGAGGAGCAGGCCAGGCAGGGGAGGGATGGCCGGATCGCTGCCCATCGAGGCGGAGATGGCGGAAGCGGCCATGTCGATGGCCATGTCGGCGGCATCGATGGCCGCGGCGCTGGCGCTGGCCTTGGCCATTTCGGCGTCTTGTTCCTGGGAGGCATCGATGGCGTCGGAGGCGATGCCCGCGACACCGAGCGCCGTGCCGACGCCGATCATGCCCTTCATGGCGGCGCGGAACGAGCCGCTCGTGGCTTTGATGCAAGCGCCCGCAATGTCCAGCATGCGCGCGGCGCGCACGCCGCCGATGAACACCGTGGCCGAGCCGGTTTTGATCTCGAACATCGGCATGATGCCGCAACAGGTGAGCGCCAGTCCGATGTCGCCCGCGCGCGCAGCCGGCATGTAGTTGATGAGGCACTTGATCGTGCACCCCAGGAGCACGGCGCCGATGCTCGGAAGGGGCACCGGCGGTGCGGGCGGTATGAGGCTCGGCGGGTGCGAGTGCGCGTGCGGTGGCGCAATGTACATCGAGCCCATCGTCGCCGCCGGAAACGACGGATACGGCACGAGGTTGGCCACCATGGCGACGCCCGTGTTGATCAACTCGATGGGCATGCTCATGACCTCTTGCACGGCGCCCACCGCGCCCATCACCGTGGCCACGGGGTTCACCGGTGGCTTGGGCGGAGGTGCCTCGCCCGGAGCCGCGGCAGGAGCCGCCCCCACGGCGGGGCCACCCTTCACGGCCGCCGCCGCGGCCTTGGCCTGCTGCTGCGCGGGCTCGATCTTGGCCTGCACGGTGGCCTTCAACCCGGGCATCACCGTTTCGGAAAAATAGCTCACGAGACCCCCTGCGGCGCGCGCGCCTCCACCTGCCGAAGTTCGGCCATGACGGCATCCCGCCGGTCGAAAAGATTGAGCTGGTGGTACGCATCGCGCTGCCTCGAAAGCAACGTGCGAAGCGGTTCATCGGCCTCCATCCCGCGTGCCAGCACCGTCCCTTCCTCCCACGCCTTGACGGCTTCGACGTGCCTCCCGAGCATGTAATGGCATATGCCGATGTTCTCCAGGCAAAGCATCTTCACCTGCGCATTGGCCATGGCCTGGGCGATGCCTTTGGCCCCTTCGTAATAATTGCCGGCTTCCACCCAACGCTGCTGCGACAAATGCAAATTGCCCAGGTTCAGCGTGATGTTCAACAGTACCGGCACGGCATCGCCGCGCGCGGGATCGTCCTTCTGCGCGAGCCGTTGCACCGCCGGCGTGAGCGCCGACTCGAAATGTTGCCGCGCCGCCTCGGGCTGCTCGGCGCGGGCCATGACCTCGCCCACGCCGTTTAGAGTCAGCGCATACAATGCCAACTTGCCGGTGGCGCGGTAATAGCTGCCTGCCAGCTCGTACTTCTCGAGCGCGTCCGAAAATCGCTTGTGGGCATGATCGAGCGCGGCCAACGTCACCAAGGCCTGCATGCGCTCGTCGAGGGACCGATTCTCGTCGGCGGCCTGCTCCTCCACGGCTTTCTCCATGTCCTCCATCGTGAGATCCGGCGTGTACCTCGCGCTTCCGCGCAGCACGTCCGCCGCATCGCTCAGGGCGGGCCGCGCGCTGTCGTCGCGCAGGATGATTCGCATGTGATGGCACCACGGCAATGGGAACGAATGCGCCATGAGCTCCACCACGAACGCGCGGTACCCGGCGGGATCCGCGATGGTCGCCGGAAAGAGGGCGCACACCAGCTTCACCTCGTCGAGGTTCGGCGACAGATCGCGCAGATACGCCATGAGCGCGCGCATGCGCGCCACGTGCGGCATCGTTCGATCCGACGCCTCACGGGGGAGGGGAGGCCACGGCGGCTCGTTCTCTTTGGCCAGTGCCGCGTTGGCCAATTCCCGCTTTTCGTAAATGCGATACGCGACCCGATCGACGAATTCCCAGGGCGTGGTGCAGTCATCGACGAAGAGCCAGACCGCGTCGTCGAGCTCCTCGTCCAAAATGTCGAGCGATTTGACCACCAGTCCACTCGAAGCATCGTTCACCTCGACGACCAGCAGCACCTTGTCGTCCTCGTCGGTCACGAAGGTGCGAAGGCGCACCATCAGATCTTCGAGCGCGCGCATGGCTAATTGATCTTCACCAAAGCGCCATTGACCTTGAGAATGGCCTTGGCGGCAATGTCGGTCATCGGCCCATTGAGCGACGCCTTCGCCGGCTCCACGGACAGCGCACTCGATGCCGACGACACGGTCACCTGCTTGCTGCCCGTGACGGCGATGGTGCCGTCGTTCTTCAATGAAATGGACGACTGCCCGCATTGCAGAACGATTTCGTCCACCGCATCGATGGTAATCTTGTTCTCCTTCA encodes:
- a CDS encoding hydroxymethylglutaryl-CoA lyase produces the protein MIDLSRLPERVSIYEVSPRDGLQNEKVTVSTPDKIRLIDALAQAGLQRIEITSFVSPKWIPQLADADELADHIKAPPGVTFSALCPNPKGLARAQATGLEEIAVFLSSSETHNKKNINKTIDETLLEFEETVPPARAAGMRVRGYVSTVWGCPYEGDVDVERAHAIAMRLIELGCYQISLGDTIGCGTPRQTARILERMLKDIPASKIAMHMHDTRGTALANILVGLGIGIRDFDASVGGLGGCPYAPGAAGNMATEDLVYMLHGMGIETGIDLEKLVWAGKAAESIVGRPLPGKVHQSGVRSLRA
- a CDS encoding DUF192 domain-containing protein — protein: MKRFLRSAAVGVFSPLIVASACTRTPPEPTSTSAASSSPAAPAQAVSAGPSEQPARCILATPVTPPPAAAPAPAGRCPKDPSPNTLSMVDLSIETGRGPVPFKAELAKTASETERGLMYRTQMPEEQGMIFDLGPPRREHSFWMRNTCIPLDMLFIDTDGLIVGILENVPTLNDAERTVGCPSGWVLEMNAGWCRRHGVRAGQSMKLPH
- a CDS encoding peptidylprolyl isomerase; the encoded protein is MISLTLSVRAVSSAAVLAVALAGCSRTQPEVETKKDPAAAAPATAASGAELNSGLGSKPPAAAKAGDPLEGKFTLADATKDIPGTGALIATMDTSEGELKCKLLEDKAPTTVANFVGLATGARTWQDPKGAWVNRPAYDGTTFHRIIKGFMIQGGDAKGNGSGEPGYVIPDEKWAGGKHDRAGLLCMANRGPNTNGAQFFITDAAAAHLDVSYTIFGECSPVDTIHKIAGVKVRGESPETPVTIKSVKVAREKPGKAGAKDAAK
- a CDS encoding YbhB/YbcL family Raf kinase inhibitor-like protein, yielding MRYFSSNLAILLAAACSTMACKSVGGLAPTPAPGVTVATIAVTSQAFTEGGPIPVDAGCDGKDVFPGLIWSAPPPGTRSLSLIVDDPDAPAGTFTHFIAFNLPPELRALREGADPVKEGGRIGRNDFDTLRYNGPCPPKSTEHHYRFTLYALDTALNAKDGTQSADVMKAMNGHLLGQGTLTGRFGH
- a CDS encoding matrixin family metalloprotease, with protein sequence MQRLSTFLVSVALAGPIVTSASRADAFCRTMTGRDPSDPTVKGNKCDSWNAAVEGSCCPYGKPLYWKNACVGFSLQKDASNQVSLNDAEQALITAFNKWTGTSCPTDGVGPSRVSIDVRYLGPVNCGTVKFNDNGPNQHVIVFRDGEWNHVDSNNTLGLTSVQYNPQTGEILDADMELNTAQQTLTVRDPIPPAGYDLASIVTHEAGHFLGLAHSLDDHATMYAQYRPGSTHMRNLTPDDVSGICGSYLPNGQRGNSDPPVEALACDPTPAGGYTLECGGESSKGCAVSSFSSFSRAGSDSPETASQDDRSASFAVAMASFLAVGLVVTRRRAPRRA
- the tadA gene encoding Flp pilus assembly complex ATPase component TadA → MFSIVISEKGGSERKETFDKNEINVGRVQGNDLMLPKGNVSKHHARLLYRDGRFIVTDLKSTNGTYVNGRKIAQATIVREGDKIYIGDFVLRLITSEEALAADGTGGAPDDGRSLQRTGPGNNAGGRPAGMPPLPADTSMPGPGGAFPPLDASAPPGLGASPPPPPPGLGLSPAPGMGAPPPPGLGAPPPPGLGAPPPPPGLSPLGHSPFDALPRDNEPAAVPPPPGLGAPPPGLATAPPAAGAPPFPGAAPMAPIPAPPPSAGGGAVAQAAASAPAIARFPAPARLPNTLASAGAPAPAPGAPASVQARAPGPGTAPLPSTPSQGLARTPAGGGPASPGQQVPLPRPSGPGSGVPSRLPPRETPAQAAKRLALVTLIDRIADATDLSALNASIFVDEQVVDRLGRTAREQATAMQSDGEIPEGLDADTLVGDAMAELTGFGPVGTLLDDDDVSEIHCLRYDHVLAVRGGTFAASDVPLTSDEALRRIVWRLVQKSDDPPRPGESVIERRLSRVANMIALVPPASSSHALVIRKRRRLDLSLDDFVRLGGLSRAMATFLENCLQAHANVLVTGPSSLAASSFLAALTSASPAGERICVLQEVDEFFVPNAHVTSIVLSDVHARGEEAVRVASKIHPDRVVVSQLAGHVAVATLDAIAEGTGGVLAASVAPSLRQGVSRLVAQVTSLRPGTSLDAAREIVGEAFDIAVEVVPTADGRHRLLRLAEFAGSDAKGVVVRDIFTAADGGDGTFNATGVVPRVVAEFGNRGVKVDPNLFKRAASRA
- a CDS encoding alpha/beta hydrolase translates to MPLVPVNGTRLYVEDTGPGSTGQTIVFSHGLLFSGEMFAAQVAHFRGLGYRCIAYDHRGQGRSDDHPSRIVTIELVYDDAVALLESLELGKVHFAGLSMGGFVAMRLGARRPDLLASMILLETSAEPEPRENLRKYKMLNAIARYLSLSPVANKVMPIMFSRDFLEDPAREVDRRIWRSKLLGNRQTIYRAVNGVIEREGIEAEIARITSPTLILVGEQDTATVPAKAERIQRSIAGSSLVRIPRAGHSSSVEQPEAVNAAIQSFLTSLR